The following are from one region of the Salvelinus fontinalis isolate EN_2023a chromosome 5, ASM2944872v1, whole genome shotgun sequence genome:
- the LOC129856122 gene encoding GATA zinc finger domain-containing protein 14-like, translating into METVTGGSGLGAFASGSGLCSCNNHVHNENHSRSSDNHSHAHNIQSFPHINHRFCYDNSRPHNIHSCSYYNYSYPHNTHSFPHNNRSCYDNNSCNNQRHPHNHRCSRNNHVHNDNQSRSSDNHSQPHNIQSFPYINNRICYDNSHPHNIHSCSYNNYSYPHNTHSFPHNNRSCYDINSCSYNNQRHPHNHRCSRNNHVHKDNHSRSSDNHSQPHNIHSFPHINKIFCYDNSHPQNVHSCSYNNFSYRHNHSCRQNTHSFRQNTHSFPHNNRSCYDNNSCSYNNQRHTHNHRCSRNNHVPNDNHSRSSDNHSQPHNIQSFPHINHTVCYDNSRPDNIHSCSYNNYSYPHNTHSFPHNNHSCYDNNSCSYNNQRHPHNHRCSRNNHVHNDNHSRSCDNHCNCCYFNNSCGYNNHRCTHNNHKNVDNNYISSQNHNSFSHNSHSCTHNFHNNHSCCCYNIYSCGYKNNRFSKNNHSSTKSDYSSPNNNSCYHNNHSFPHNNRSCYDNSCIYNNQTHPHNHRCSRNYNVHNDNHSRCSDNHSHPHNIHSCSYNNYSYPHNHSRPHNIHSCSYNNYSYPHNTHSFPHNNRSCYDNNSCSYNNQRHPHNHRCSRNNQVHNDNHSRRCSRNNHVHNDNHIRSCDNHSQPHNIQSFPHINHRFCYDNSRPHNIHSCSDNNYSYPHITHSFPHNNCSCYDINSCSYNNQRHPHNHRCSRNNHVHKDNHSRSSDNHSQPHNIHSFRHINHIFCYDNSHPHNIHSCSYNNFSYRHNHSCRQNTHSFRQNTHSFPHNNRSCYDNNSCSYNNQRHTHNHRCSRNNHVPNDNHSRSSDNHSQPHNSQSFPHINHTVCYDYSRPDNIHSCSYNNYSYPHNTHSFPHNNHSCYDNNSCSYNNHRCNRNNHVHKDNHSRISDNHSQPHKIHSFPHINNIFF; encoded by the exons ATGCTCCTGCAACAACCACGTCCACAACGAGAACCACAGCCGCAGCTCCGACAACCACAGCCATGCCCACAACATTCAAAGTTTCCCCCACATCAACCACAGATTCTGCTACGACAACAGCCGTCCCCACAACATCCACAGCTGTTCGTACTACAACTATAGCTACCCCCACAACACCCACAGCTTCCCCCACAACAACCGTAGCTGCTACGACAACAACAGCTGCAACAACCAAAGACATCCCCACAACCACAGATGCTCCCGCAACAACCACGTCCACAACGACAACCAAAGCAGAAGCTCCGACAACCACAGCCAGCCCCACAACATCCAAAGCTTCCCCTACATCAACAACAGAATCTGCTACGACAACAGCCATCCCCACAACATCCACAGCTGTTCATACAACAACTATAGCTACCCCCACAACACCCACAGCTTCCCCCACAACAACCGTAGCTGCTACGACATCAACAGCTGCAGCTACAACAACCAAAGACATCCCCACAACCACAGATGCTCCCGCAACAACCATGTCCACAAAGACAACCACAGTCGCAGCTCCGACAACCACAGCCAGCCCCACAACATCCACAGCTTCCCCCACATCAACAAAATATTCTGCTACGACAACAGCCATCCCCAAAACGTCCACAGCTGTTCATACAACAACTTTAGCTACCGCCACAACCACAGCTGCCGCCAAAACACCCACAGCTTCCGCCAAAACACCCACAGCTTCCCCCACAACAACCGTAGCTGCTACGACAACAACAGCTGCAGCTACAACAACCAAAGACATACCCACAACCACAGATGCTCCCGCAACAACCACGTCCCCAACGACAACCACAGCCGCAGCTCCGACAACCACAGCCAGCCCCACAACATCCAAAGTTTCCCCCACATCAACCACACAGTCTGCTACGACAACAGCCGCCCCGACAACATCCACAGCTGTTCGTACAACAACTATAGCTACCCCCACAACACTCACAGcttcccccacaacaaccatagctGCTACGACAACAACAGCTGCAGCTACAACAACCAAAGACATCCCCACAACCACAGATGCTCCCGCAACAACCACGTCCACAACGACAACCACAGCCGCAGCTGCGACAACCACTGCAA ttgctgcTACTTCAACAACAGCTGCGGATACAACAACCACAGATGCACCCACAACAATCACAAAAATGTTGACAACAACTACATCAGCTCCCAGAACCACaacagcttctcccacaacagccACAGCTGTACTCACaacttccacaacaaccacagttgctgcTGCTACAACATCTACAGCTGTGGTTACAAAAACAACCGTTTCTCCAAAAACAACCACAGCAGCACCAAAAGCGACTACAG cagtccTAACAACAACAGCTgttaccacaacaaccacagcttccCCCACAACAACCGTAGCTGCTACGACAACAGCTGCATCTACAACAACCAAACACATCCCCACAACCACAGATGCTCCCGCAACTACAACGTCCACAACGACAACCACAGCCGCTGCTCCGACAACCACAGCCATCCCCACAACATCCACAGCTGTTCATACAACAATTATAGCTACCCCCACAACCACAGCCGTCCCCACAACATTCACAGCTGTTCGTACAACAACTATAGCTACCCCCACAACACCCACAGCTTCCCCCACAACAACCGTAGCTGCTACGACAACAACAGCTGCAGCTACAACAACCAAAGACATCCCCACAACCACAGATGCTCCCGCAACAACCAAGTTCACAACGACAACCACAGTCGCAG ATGCTCCCGCAACAACCACGTCCACAACGACAACCACATCCGCAGCTGCGACAACCACAGCCAGCCCCACAACATCCAAAGTTTCCCCCACATCAACCACAGATTCTGCTACGACAACAGCCGTCCCCACAACATCCACAGCTGTTCGGACAACAACTATAGCTACCCCCACATCACCCACAGCTTCCCCCACAACAACTGTAGCTGCTACGACATCAACAGCTGCAGCTACAACAACCAAAGACATCCCCACAACCACAGATGCTCCCGCAACAACCACGTCCACAAAGACAACCACAGTCGCAGCTCCGACAACCACAGCCAGCCCCACAACATCCACAGCTTCCGCCACATCAACCACATATTCTGCTACGACAACAGCCATCCCCACAACATCCACAGCTGTTCATACAACAACTTTAGCTACCGCCACAACCACAGCTGCCGCCAAAACACCCACAGCTTCCGCCAAAACACCCACAGCTTCCCCCACAACAACCGTAGCTGCTACGACAACAACAGCTGCAGCTACAACAACCAAAGACATACCCACAACCACAGATGCTCCCGCAACAACCACGTCCCCAACGACAACCACAGCCGCAGCTCCGACAACCACAGCCAGCCCCACAACAGCCAAAGTTTCCCCCACATCAACCACACAGTCTGCTACGACTACAGCCGCCCCGACAACATCCACAGCTGTTCGTACAACAACTATAGCTACCCCCACAACACTCACAGcttcccccacaacaaccatagctGCTACGACAACAACAGCTGCAGCTACAACAACCACAGATGCAACCGCAACAACCACGTCCACAAAGACAACCACAGTCGCATCTCCGACAACCACAGCCAGCCCCACAAAATCCACAGCTTCCCCCACATCAACAACATATTCTTCTAA